The Synchiropus splendidus isolate RoL2022-P1 chromosome 1, RoL_Sspl_1.0, whole genome shotgun sequence genome includes a window with the following:
- the shc2 gene encoding SHC-transforming protein 2 isoform X1 has translation MLLKPKYDRFRNESVTSTDDLMQSLAMSGKVVATPVVPSSTPRLPLPPLDPTSRSSSAGGAASLADSPCLDGEQDGTTTFCMLIPKMPQWKFSNSLLSRSPSNSSSSSSSSKDSGRAAAVPGQASFSPSSSSSSSSSHRHSGAPSASGPVASLAAVLNSCDPVCVTPCSLQAIRGQRAVAAANSASSGAHSFGATEAMASPISSSSSRSGGSRRTRVEGMWLGGEDFNQKGNFIHKPSQGWLHPDKKIAGPGASYIVRYMGCIEVLKSMRSLDFNTRTQVTREAINRLCDAVPGGKGAWRKKALNKALHSIMGKSNLRFAGMSIAVNISVDGLSLLIPTTRQVIAHHPMQSISFASGGDTDTPDYVAYVAKDPVNQRACHILECSDGLAQSVISTIGQAFELQFKQYLHSPPKTLTSVERSVRPEEPAWGEEEDFSEHDYYNSIPGKEPPVGGLVDSRLRPSKSMLGHIHTQPQSKSASQTSSPARREHQSYPAAQLCYELHWDTDTTCSSDGYLCADGQQPSSRDYEEHQYVNTQSLENLDTLAQGPEGHRGTRPPESPKKDLFDMRPFEDALKLHEASGAAPEGRAEGGGIRVLEDQWPSPPRRRAPVAPNEEQLRREPWYHSRMSRRDAEKLLVRDGDFLVRESTTNPGQYVLTGMHCGLPKHLLLVDPEGVVRTKDMLFESISHLIAYHLKNELPIIAAESEVHLKQVVRRKL, from the exons ATGCTCCTTAAGCCAAAGTATGACCGCTTTCGCAACGAGTCTGTGACCTCCACTGATGATCTGATGCAGAGCTTAGCCATGAGCGGCAAAGTTGTGGCCACACCAGTGGTCCCTTCATCCACCCCACGCCTCCCACTGCCTCCTCTGGATCCAACAAGCAGGTCCTCCTCCGCTGGTGGGGCTGCATCCCTGGCCGACTCTCCGTGCCTGGACGGAGAACAGGATGGCACCACAACCTTCTGCATGCTGATCCCAAAGATGCCCCAGTGGAAGTTCTCCAACTCCCTGCTCAGCCGGAGCCCCTCTAACTCCAGCTctagctccagctccagcaagGACTCAGGCAGAGCAGCCGCCGTCCCGGGCCAGGCCTCTTTCTccccgtcatcatcatcatcatcctcctcctctcacaggCATAGCGGAGCACCTTCAGCTAGCGGACCAGTCGCCAGTCTAGCAGCAGTACTCAACTCATGTGACCCTGTATGTGTCACACCATGTTCCCTACAGGCCATACGTGGACAGAGAGCAGTGGCAGCAGCGAACTCTGCAAGCTCCGGAGCACACAGTTTCGGGGCCACCGAGGCCATGGCGAGTCCCATAAGTTCAAGCAGCTCAAGATCAGGAGGGAGCCGCAGAACCAGAGTGGAAGGCATGTGGCTTGGAGGGGAGGACTTCAACCAGAAAGGCAACTTCATCCACAAGCCTTCTCAAGGTTGGTTGCACCCTGATAAGAAGATTGCAGGACCTGGAGCGTCCTACATTGTCCGG TACATGGGATGTATCGAGGTGTTGAAGTCAATGCGCTCACTGGACTTCAACACACGGACTCAGGTGACTAG GGAGGCCATCAACAGGCTCTGTGATGCCGTGCCTGGTGGGAAAGGAGCGTGGAGAAAGAAG GCCCTGAACAAAGCTCTTCACTCCATCATGGGGAAGAGCAATCTGCGCTTTGCCGGCATGAGTATTGCAGTCAACATCTCAGTGGACGGCCTCAGCCTTCTCATCCCCACCACGCGGCAG GTAATAGCTCATCACCCGATGCAGTCCATCTCGTTCGCCTCCGGAGGGGACACG GACACTCCTGATTATGTTGCCTATGTGGCCAAAGACCCGGTGAACCAGAGAG CATGTCATATTCTGGAGTGTTCCGACGGTTTAGCCCAGAGCGTCATCAGCACCATCGGCCAAGCTTTTGAGCTGCAGTTCAAACAATATCTTCACAGCCCTCCCAAAACACTCACGTCTGTGGAGAG GTCCGTCCGCCCGGAGGAGCCAGCgtggggtgaggaggaggacttcTCTGAGCATGACTATTACAATAGCATCCCTGGCAAGGAGCCCCCAGTCGGGGGGTTGGTGGACTCGAGGCTGAGGCCCAGCAAAAGTATGCTGGGTCACATTCACACGCAGCCACAGAGCAAATCTGCATCTCAG acAAGCTCACCTGCCAGGAGGGAGCATCAGTCGTACCCAGCAGCTCAACTCTGCTATGAGCTTCACTGGGACACTGACACCACCTGCAGCTCAG ATGGGTACCTGTGTGCGGACGGTCAGCAGCCCAGTAGCAGAGACTATGAGGAGCATCAATATGTCAACACGCAGAGCCTGGAGAACCTGGACACACTGGCTCAGGGGCCCGAGGGGCATCGAGGCACCAGACCGCCGGAGAGTCCCAAGAAAGACCTTTTTGATATGA GACCATTCGAGGATGCACTGAAGCTCCATGAGGCCAGTGGGGCAGCACCTGAAGGTCGCGCTGAGGGCGGCGGCATCCGGGTGTTAGAGGACCAGTGGCCCAGTCCTCCTCGCCGCAGAGCCCCTGTGGCCCCAAACGAGGAGCAGCTACGCAGAGAGCCCTGGTACCACAGCCGCATGAGCAGACGGGACGCAGAGAAACTCCTGGTCCGCGATGGTGATTTCCTTGTGCGGGAGAGCACCACCAACCCGGGACAGTACGTGCTGACGGGCATGCACTGTGGTTTACCCaaacacctgctgctggtggaccCCGAGGGAGTG GTGAGAACCAAAGACATGCTGTTCGAAAGCATCAGTCACCTCATCGCGTACCACCTGAAGAACGAGCTCCCCATCATAGCGGCGGAGAGTGAAGTCCACCTCAAACAAGTCGTCAGGAGGAAACTCTGA
- the odf3l2b gene encoding outer dense fiber protein 3-like protein 2b produces MGSLDILMEKQFPAIAGKERGPGPGRYALPPTIGHVGHDFTRPTCPAYSFHGRMSDHMFGVDSSPGPRYHVQAKMTRFGKDGTPAYSMLGRIKARNELFRTPGPGSYSPERAPPCNRQRRAPSYTMGSRTPYCSVDSVPAPNRYHLPSLLGPHVPNKASSASYTMSGTFTTGGPSEDLAKTPAPCTYNSTDPSVYLRRQPAFSMFGRHSLPKGDTNVPGPGTYHPEQVTVDKARAPAFSLGIKHSEFITPLVIVVSD; encoded by the exons ATGGGCTCCCTGGACATCCTCATGGAGAAACAGTTTCCAGCTATAGCAGGCAAAGAAAGAG GACCGGGTCCTGGACGGTACGCGCTTCCGCCAACCATCGGTCACGTGGGACACGATTTCACGAGGCCGACCTGTCCCGCTTACTCGTTCCACGGAAGGATGAGTGACCACA TGTTCGGCGTTGACAGCAGTCCTGGACCTCGGTACCACGTGCAGGCTAAAATGACACGATTCGGGAAGGATGGGACTCCTGCCTACTCCATGCTGGGTAGAATCAAAGCTCGAA ATGAGCTCTTCAGGACACCTGGACCGGGCTCTTACAGCCCGGAAAGAGCCCCGCCGTGTAACCGCCAACGCCGAGCTCCTTCATACACAATGGGCTCTCGAACTCCCTACTGCAGTGTGGACTCAGTACCGGCCCCTAACCGATACCATCTACCCTCACTATTGGGCCCTCATGTCCCCAACAAAGCATCCAGCGCTAGCTATACCATGTCAGGCACCTTCACCACCGGAGGTCCCTCGGAGGATCTGGCCAAGACTCCGGCGCCATGCACGTACAACAGTACTGACCCGAGCGTTTACCTCCGCAGACAACCTGCCTTCTCTATGTTTGGGCGTCACAGCCTGCCTAAAGGTGACACTAACGTTCCCGGGCCTGGCACCTACCATCCAGAACAGGTAACTGTTGACAAAGCTCGCGCCCCCGCCTTCTCTCTGGGCATCAAACACTCAGAGTTCATCACCCCCTTGGTCATCGTTGTGTCCGATTAA
- the shc2 gene encoding SHC-transforming protein 2 isoform X3: MASPISSSSSRSGGSRRTRVEGMWLGGEDFNQKGNFIHKPSQGWLHPDKKIAGPGASYIVRYMGCIEVLKSMRSLDFNTRTQVTREAINRLCDAVPGGKGAWRKKALNKALHSIMGKSNLRFAGMSIAVNISVDGLSLLIPTTRQVIAHHPMQSISFASGGDTDTPDYVAYVAKDPVNQRACHILECSDGLAQSVISTIGQAFELQFKQYLHSPPKTLTSVERSVRPEEPAWGEEEDFSEHDYYNSIPGKEPPVGGLVDSRLRPSKSMLGHIHTQPQSKSASQTSSPARREHQSYPAAQLCYELHWDTDTTCSSDGYLCADGQQPSSRDYEEHQYVNTQSLENLDTLAQGPEGHRGTRPPESPKKDLFDMRPFEDALKLHEASGAAPEGRAEGGGIRVLEDQWPSPPRRRAPVAPNEEQLRREPWYHSRMSRRDAEKLLVRDGDFLVRESTTNPGQYVLTGMHCGLPKHLLLVDPEGVVRTKDMLFESISHLIAYHLKNELPIIAAESEVHLKQVVRRKL, encoded by the exons ATGGCGAGTCCCATAAGTTCAAGCAGCTCAAGATCAGGAGGGAGCCGCAGAACCAGAGTGGAAGGCATGTGGCTTGGAGGGGAGGACTTCAACCAGAAAGGCAACTTCATCCACAAGCCTTCTCAAGGTTGGTTGCACCCTGATAAGAAGATTGCAGGACCTGGAGCGTCCTACATTGTCCGG TACATGGGATGTATCGAGGTGTTGAAGTCAATGCGCTCACTGGACTTCAACACACGGACTCAGGTGACTAG GGAGGCCATCAACAGGCTCTGTGATGCCGTGCCTGGTGGGAAAGGAGCGTGGAGAAAGAAG GCCCTGAACAAAGCTCTTCACTCCATCATGGGGAAGAGCAATCTGCGCTTTGCCGGCATGAGTATTGCAGTCAACATCTCAGTGGACGGCCTCAGCCTTCTCATCCCCACCACGCGGCAG GTAATAGCTCATCACCCGATGCAGTCCATCTCGTTCGCCTCCGGAGGGGACACG GACACTCCTGATTATGTTGCCTATGTGGCCAAAGACCCGGTGAACCAGAGAG CATGTCATATTCTGGAGTGTTCCGACGGTTTAGCCCAGAGCGTCATCAGCACCATCGGCCAAGCTTTTGAGCTGCAGTTCAAACAATATCTTCACAGCCCTCCCAAAACACTCACGTCTGTGGAGAG GTCCGTCCGCCCGGAGGAGCCAGCgtggggtgaggaggaggacttcTCTGAGCATGACTATTACAATAGCATCCCTGGCAAGGAGCCCCCAGTCGGGGGGTTGGTGGACTCGAGGCTGAGGCCCAGCAAAAGTATGCTGGGTCACATTCACACGCAGCCACAGAGCAAATCTGCATCTCAG acAAGCTCACCTGCCAGGAGGGAGCATCAGTCGTACCCAGCAGCTCAACTCTGCTATGAGCTTCACTGGGACACTGACACCACCTGCAGCTCAG ATGGGTACCTGTGTGCGGACGGTCAGCAGCCCAGTAGCAGAGACTATGAGGAGCATCAATATGTCAACACGCAGAGCCTGGAGAACCTGGACACACTGGCTCAGGGGCCCGAGGGGCATCGAGGCACCAGACCGCCGGAGAGTCCCAAGAAAGACCTTTTTGATATGA GACCATTCGAGGATGCACTGAAGCTCCATGAGGCCAGTGGGGCAGCACCTGAAGGTCGCGCTGAGGGCGGCGGCATCCGGGTGTTAGAGGACCAGTGGCCCAGTCCTCCTCGCCGCAGAGCCCCTGTGGCCCCAAACGAGGAGCAGCTACGCAGAGAGCCCTGGTACCACAGCCGCATGAGCAGACGGGACGCAGAGAAACTCCTGGTCCGCGATGGTGATTTCCTTGTGCGGGAGAGCACCACCAACCCGGGACAGTACGTGCTGACGGGCATGCACTGTGGTTTACCCaaacacctgctgctggtggaccCCGAGGGAGTG GTGAGAACCAAAGACATGCTGTTCGAAAGCATCAGTCACCTCATCGCGTACCACCTGAAGAACGAGCTCCCCATCATAGCGGCGGAGAGTGAAGTCCACCTCAAACAAGTCGTCAGGAGGAAACTCTGA
- the shc2 gene encoding SHC-transforming protein 2 isoform X2 yields MSGKVVATPVVPSSTPRLPLPPLDPTSRSSSAGGAASLADSPCLDGEQDGTTTFCMLIPKMPQWKFSNSLLSRSPSNSSSSSSSSKDSGRAAAVPGQASFSPSSSSSSSSSHRHSGAPSASGPVASLAAVLNSCDPVCVTPCSLQAIRGQRAVAAANSASSGAHSFGATEAMASPISSSSSRSGGSRRTRVEGMWLGGEDFNQKGNFIHKPSQGWLHPDKKIAGPGASYIVRYMGCIEVLKSMRSLDFNTRTQVTREAINRLCDAVPGGKGAWRKKALNKALHSIMGKSNLRFAGMSIAVNISVDGLSLLIPTTRQVIAHHPMQSISFASGGDTDTPDYVAYVAKDPVNQRACHILECSDGLAQSVISTIGQAFELQFKQYLHSPPKTLTSVERSVRPEEPAWGEEEDFSEHDYYNSIPGKEPPVGGLVDSRLRPSKSMLGHIHTQPQSKSASQTSSPARREHQSYPAAQLCYELHWDTDTTCSSDGYLCADGQQPSSRDYEEHQYVNTQSLENLDTLAQGPEGHRGTRPPESPKKDLFDMRPFEDALKLHEASGAAPEGRAEGGGIRVLEDQWPSPPRRRAPVAPNEEQLRREPWYHSRMSRRDAEKLLVRDGDFLVRESTTNPGQYVLTGMHCGLPKHLLLVDPEGVVRTKDMLFESISHLIAYHLKNELPIIAAESEVHLKQVVRRKL; encoded by the exons ATGAGCGGCAAAGTTGTGGCCACACCAGTGGTCCCTTCATCCACCCCACGCCTCCCACTGCCTCCTCTGGATCCAACAAGCAGGTCCTCCTCCGCTGGTGGGGCTGCATCCCTGGCCGACTCTCCGTGCCTGGACGGAGAACAGGATGGCACCACAACCTTCTGCATGCTGATCCCAAAGATGCCCCAGTGGAAGTTCTCCAACTCCCTGCTCAGCCGGAGCCCCTCTAACTCCAGCTctagctccagctccagcaagGACTCAGGCAGAGCAGCCGCCGTCCCGGGCCAGGCCTCTTTCTccccgtcatcatcatcatcatcctcctcctctcacaggCATAGCGGAGCACCTTCAGCTAGCGGACCAGTCGCCAGTCTAGCAGCAGTACTCAACTCATGTGACCCTGTATGTGTCACACCATGTTCCCTACAGGCCATACGTGGACAGAGAGCAGTGGCAGCAGCGAACTCTGCAAGCTCCGGAGCACACAGTTTCGGGGCCACCGAGGCCATGGCGAGTCCCATAAGTTCAAGCAGCTCAAGATCAGGAGGGAGCCGCAGAACCAGAGTGGAAGGCATGTGGCTTGGAGGGGAGGACTTCAACCAGAAAGGCAACTTCATCCACAAGCCTTCTCAAGGTTGGTTGCACCCTGATAAGAAGATTGCAGGACCTGGAGCGTCCTACATTGTCCGG TACATGGGATGTATCGAGGTGTTGAAGTCAATGCGCTCACTGGACTTCAACACACGGACTCAGGTGACTAG GGAGGCCATCAACAGGCTCTGTGATGCCGTGCCTGGTGGGAAAGGAGCGTGGAGAAAGAAG GCCCTGAACAAAGCTCTTCACTCCATCATGGGGAAGAGCAATCTGCGCTTTGCCGGCATGAGTATTGCAGTCAACATCTCAGTGGACGGCCTCAGCCTTCTCATCCCCACCACGCGGCAG GTAATAGCTCATCACCCGATGCAGTCCATCTCGTTCGCCTCCGGAGGGGACACG GACACTCCTGATTATGTTGCCTATGTGGCCAAAGACCCGGTGAACCAGAGAG CATGTCATATTCTGGAGTGTTCCGACGGTTTAGCCCAGAGCGTCATCAGCACCATCGGCCAAGCTTTTGAGCTGCAGTTCAAACAATATCTTCACAGCCCTCCCAAAACACTCACGTCTGTGGAGAG GTCCGTCCGCCCGGAGGAGCCAGCgtggggtgaggaggaggacttcTCTGAGCATGACTATTACAATAGCATCCCTGGCAAGGAGCCCCCAGTCGGGGGGTTGGTGGACTCGAGGCTGAGGCCCAGCAAAAGTATGCTGGGTCACATTCACACGCAGCCACAGAGCAAATCTGCATCTCAG acAAGCTCACCTGCCAGGAGGGAGCATCAGTCGTACCCAGCAGCTCAACTCTGCTATGAGCTTCACTGGGACACTGACACCACCTGCAGCTCAG ATGGGTACCTGTGTGCGGACGGTCAGCAGCCCAGTAGCAGAGACTATGAGGAGCATCAATATGTCAACACGCAGAGCCTGGAGAACCTGGACACACTGGCTCAGGGGCCCGAGGGGCATCGAGGCACCAGACCGCCGGAGAGTCCCAAGAAAGACCTTTTTGATATGA GACCATTCGAGGATGCACTGAAGCTCCATGAGGCCAGTGGGGCAGCACCTGAAGGTCGCGCTGAGGGCGGCGGCATCCGGGTGTTAGAGGACCAGTGGCCCAGTCCTCCTCGCCGCAGAGCCCCTGTGGCCCCAAACGAGGAGCAGCTACGCAGAGAGCCCTGGTACCACAGCCGCATGAGCAGACGGGACGCAGAGAAACTCCTGGTCCGCGATGGTGATTTCCTTGTGCGGGAGAGCACCACCAACCCGGGACAGTACGTGCTGACGGGCATGCACTGTGGTTTACCCaaacacctgctgctggtggaccCCGAGGGAGTG GTGAGAACCAAAGACATGCTGTTCGAAAGCATCAGTCACCTCATCGCGTACCACCTGAAGAACGAGCTCCCCATCATAGCGGCGGAGAGTGAAGTCCACCTCAAACAAGTCGTCAGGAGGAAACTCTGA
- the cks2 gene encoding cyclin-dependent kinases regulatory subunit 2 — protein sequence MSKKQIYYSDKYNDEEYEYRHVVLPKQLTKLVPSSHLMTEDEWRGLGVQQSQGWIHYMIHKPEPHILLFRRPLPKD from the exons ATGTCGAAGAAACAGATTTACTATTCGGACAAATACAACGACGAGGAGTACGAGTACAG GCACGTGGTGCTGCCAAAGCAGCTGACCAAACTGGTCCCGTCTTCCCACCTGATGACAGAGGACGAGTGGAGGGGCTTGGGTGTCCAGCAGAGCCAGGGCTGGATTCACTACATGATCCACAAACCAG AGCCACACATTCTTCTGTTCCGGAGGCCGCTCCCCAAAGACTGA